A stretch of the Metopolophium dirhodum isolate CAU chromosome 8, ASM1992520v1, whole genome shotgun sequence genome encodes the following:
- the LOC132950747 gene encoding uncharacterized protein LOC132950747, with protein sequence MPSSIPDCWDMEHDPTKNTQTKRKQTSSPSPDRTMKKKGTKLPKVSNITDTTGALRTATKATEYACELVQGLADEFCTEELIGPCLSKVAKALEQVGAALFHLSRERDATHGSQQQTRADATTNTDPPEEPANPKICTPAVAKESTTATASKPAAKHSRTTNGNNRRKKTKKPKLDNRTPTGAPLARGNTTPLAETVKQPEYHPTEHAEQPFTLVEKATRKPLAPRPQPIRRTVQRPAAVLVKVGEGKTYADTLRAVRDTAIDFEAMGTHVTAMRKTLKGDLLVELTKGAKAMAATSVIRDKLAENMVGSVVTRLRHTAEVEITDLDEVTTKAEVLAAILKALREEDLPSADDIKITGLWATRDSRQMATATVPVAISRRLTSIRVGWTQCRVRPRRPEPARCYQCHGFGHSTRQCKGSDLSHACRRCGQNGHTQAICTEGDDLCVACDRMKAPRVPHKPGSGACAARRQAISEMNSTNRT encoded by the coding sequence ATGCCGTCAAGCATCCCAGACTGCTGGGACATGGAACACGACCCGACAAAAAACACACAGACCAAGAGGAAGCAAACCAGCTCTCCTTCCCCGGACCGCACCATGAAGAAGAAAGGTACGAAACTTCCAAAGGTTTCGAACATCACCGACACCACCGGCGCCCTTCGCACGGCAACCAAGGCGACCGAATACGCCTGCGAACTGGTCCAAGGACTAGCTGACGAGTTCTGCACCGAAGAACTCATCGGGCCATGCCTCTCAAAAGTCGCAAAGGCACTCGAACAGGTCGGCGCAGCCCTGTTCCACCTCTCAAGGGAACGAGATGCCACACACGGCAGCCAGCAGCAAACGAGAGCAGACGCCACCACCAACACAGACCCGCCCGAGGAACCTGCCAATCCGAAGATCTGCACGCCTGCCGTCGCCAAGGAATCTACGACCGCGACCGCCTCCAAACCGGCCGCAAAACACAGCCGAACGACCAATGGAAACAACCGTCGAAAGAAGACCAAGAAACCAAAGTTGGACAACAGAACACCTACAGGAGCACCCCTCGCACGGGGCAATACAACCCCACTAGCGGAGACAGTGAAACAGCCCGAATACCACCCGACCGAGCACGCCGAACAGCCCTTCACTCTAGTCGAGAAGGCAACCAGGAAGCCACTCGCCCCGAGACCCCAGCCGATCAGGAGAACCGTCCAAAGACCCGCAGCGGTGCTGGTCAAAGTAGGAGAAGGGAAGACGTACGCGGACACGCTAAGGGCCGTCAGGGACACGGCTATCGACTTTGAGGCGATGGGAACCCACGTCACCGCTATGAGGAAGACACTAAAAGGAGATCTTCTGGTAGAACTTACCAAGGGTGCCAAGGCCATGGCAGCCACCTCCGTCATCCGGGACAAGCTGGCCGAAAATATGGTTGGATCTGTAGTCACCAGGCTTCGCCACACCGCTGAAGTGGAGATCACTGACCTAGACGAGGTCACCACAAAGGCAGAAGTCCTGGCTGCGATCCTCAAGGCCTTACGTGAAGAAGACCTCCCCTCCGCAGACGACATCAAAATCACCGGCCTATGGGCCACCCGAGACAGCCGCCAAATGGCCACCGCCACCGTTCCCGTCGCCATCAGCCGACGGCTGACATCCATCCGCGTCGGATGGACCCAGTGTCGCGTCCGCCCGCGTAGACCCGAACCAGCACGGTGCTACCAATGTCACGGCTTCGGCCACTCCACACGGCAATGCAAAGGATCCGACCTCTCGCACGCCTGTAGACGATGCGGCCAAAACGGTCACACGCAGGCCATCTGCACCGAGGGAGATGACCTATGCGTGGCGTGCGACCGCATGAAAGCTCCGCGCGTACCTCACAAGCCTGGCTCCGGGGCTTGCGCCGCCCGTCGCCAAGCCATCTCTGAGATGAACTCCACTAACCGAACATGA
- the LOC132950577 gene encoding uncharacterized protein LOC132950577 has protein sequence MSTFLQINLNCCKAAQALALQQAAESNVDLLIVSEPCPTKVDAWYYDAHGKAAIACLRGLPVDIVGPTEPGFTWIQAGTLRIYSCYWSPRSDPNLAQYSAFLSNLEHSIRSHSGDSLICGDFNAHHSAWGSCSNNKKGDALMDLIQSLGLIICNTGTTPTFQRASGSSVIDITLASPRVASRISNWSVLDTVTLSDHSYIQFTLLSAPIKPVNATYSRRLHAPALASFLSTGQLLHFSNSTDVDEMAINLNSALYAVCGLPLADNKGKRRSVHWWSPSLSALRKTANHLRRVFQRKRRRLGAAACTDEELAAKSAKLALVKAIRNAKDQAWRQLCDDVERDPWGKPYKIAPSYNPAPLSVTSD, from the exons ATGAGTACCTTCCTACAGATCAATCTCAACTGCTGCAAGGCAGCTCAAGCGCTGGCGTTACAGCAGGCTGCAGAGTCCAACGTCGATCTCCTCATCGTCAGCGAGCCCTGCCCAACGAAGGTCGACGCATGGTACTACGACGCTCACGGTAAAGCGGCTATAGCATGCCTCCGTGGTCTCCCAGTGGACATAGTCGGCCCTACTGAACCAGGGTTCACGTGGATCCAGGCTGGTACCCTCCGCATCTATTCTTGTTATTGGTCCCCCAGGTCTGACCCCAACCTCGCCCAATACTCTGCGTTTCTCAGCAACCTTGAGCACAGCATTAGAAGTCACAGCGGAGACTCTCTTATTTGTGGAGACTTCAACGCGCACCATTCCGCCTGGGGCAGCTGCTCCAATAACAAGAAAGGTGATGCACTGATGGACCTCATCCAGTCCCTAGGCCTCATTATATGCAACACTGGCACGACCCCCACTTTCCAGAGGGCGTCTGGCTCCTCGGTGATCGACATCACTCTGGCCTCCCCCCGTGTGGCTTCCAGAATATCTAATTGGTCTGTCTTAGACACGGTGACCTTAAGCGATCACAGCTACATCCAGTTCACTCTCTTGTCCGCGCCCATTAAGCCAGTCAACGCGACATACTCTCGGAGACTCCACGCACCCGCTCTGGCGTCCTTTCTCTCGACCGGTCAACTACTACACTTCAGCAACAGTACTGACGTGGATGAAATGGCTATCAATCTGAACTCGGCGCTCTACGCCGTTTGTGGCCTACCCTTGGCAGACAATAAAGGTAAAAGGAGGAGCGTACACTGGTGGTCCCCGAGCCTAAGCGCGTTGCGCAAGACCGCAAACCATCTGCGTCGTGTTTTCCAGCGCAAGCGCCGACGCCTTGGTGCTGCCGCCTGCACTGATGAAGAGCTTGCTGCAAAATCCGCGAAACTGGCCCTCGTTAAAGCAATCAGAAACGCCAAAGATCAAGCCTGGAGACAACTATGTGACGACGTCGAACGGGACCCATGGGGAAAGCCCTACAAGATT GCTCCCAGCTATAATCCAGCACCTCTTTCCGTCACATCAGATTAA